In Anopheles gambiae chromosome 2, idAnoGambNW_F1_1, whole genome shotgun sequence, a single window of DNA contains:
- the LOC1273471 gene encoding transcriptional regulator ATRX homolog: MKKSSLRDKRKQQPKTLRRRNGVDSGSDVDHENERMHVKQDSDTVKSSSIVKLGDNLTTAAAAATTTPTGLLENGASISGSGDSGEAAAPVEKNNSPAPDEQDAARVDSPTDDTVKTIRLVSLDKLLRPSLVGKVPEEGKGEEEKQPHESRRSSSNRAGKKNISIIELSDDSEEESLQQYVIDKSSTKSENDAGKEGVAASPPPPSSASKVSGKSAKKATSGEGRAKSSTLLPLATKELSIVVTPLPADLSTIKATHGLKEIRDHRNNVIETFVPNSSRLSNRTRKNKAAKRKKMASPEEEQQSDAVALENADTGSNSKQHRQEDDNGGSGNENQSDVEEGSKRNESDSDAPITRGRNKSKTSIPKEKKNTLITRKRRAVSDSDEEQDTGKPSTPVANGNTDKDSESGSDFEFAKRNTATSRSQRAAERSKRGRAGATKAAAPSADEASNDEEADKEKNDFQTRKKRTRIRRNSTSSSGEDGKPVSKRKKRKQTKKKNSDSEGDSPNKGRKNIRKLLKKSDLEETTKNAEQEERERKQRIAERQKLYNQVYDEKPEEACTLDQLVLDFDEETKEPLLEVDRKLVKQLKPHQANGIKFMFDACFESLEQMNQSKGSGCILAHCMGLGKTLQVVTLAHTLLASADLTGVERILVVCPLSTVLNWANEFHMWMKHVKKGTEVEVYEISKYKDNVTRANKLMEWHNEGGVMIMGYDMFRNLANPTATRIRKKVRESLQTSLIDPGPELIVCDEGHLLKNEKTSLSQAVNRISTMRRIVLTGTPIQNNMKEYYCMVQFVKPKLLGTYTEYMNRFVNPITNGQYTDSTPYDIQLMRKRAHVLHKLLDGCVQRRDYAVLAPFLPPKLEFVVSIKLTPLQSTLYKYYMENMAGKRNDDDPTLKRSSMLFNDFQNLQRIWTHPRVLRYNSDRYEIKQQRKRDLDSENESEGSMKDFIDDEDTAESTPASSDSESDVQSVHDDSSRDAKSSGDSTSNKRKATVGTRSTRNNPNFNGGDDDDVIMQKPENPTEWWMQMCPETELDNLEHSGKLVVLMEILKECEAIGDKLLVFSQSLYSLDVIEHFLSLLDENLQKDEDERDEQLSKYPGSWSLGLDYFRLDGSTSIDNRNDACKVFNDESNTRARLFLISTRAGGLGINLVAANRVVIFDVSWNPSHDIQSIFRVYRFGQSKPCYIYRFIAMGTMEEKIYERQVTKQAISKRVIDEQQIDRHYKENDLQELYRYEVETSEPRPTPNVPKDRLFAELLKRFDPLIYKYHEHDSLLENKEEETLNEEERKAAWEEFEQEKNRPPMPAYGTSGMLGIGGMGGRGVNGPVTSSTTFGFRNDVLLKLLHLKAREDNPTFNDATINAMIPYLMQQLSQQMRDGELTMYKSLWELYYKLEVPPQQMNQQYTMAYSNTMQPGGGGMVMGQMVPQQPLMGQQQPMAGSVVTGGPVVNMQYQMNPFPTATMPQPGISGMQTTGTAAGNDDDVVEVTPANRGPIVIDPEVVELD, from the exons atgaaaaaaagctCCCTCAGAGACAAGCGCAAACAGCAGCCGAAAACTCTTCGCCGTCGGAACGGAGTCGACAGTGGGTCTGATGTGGACCATGAAAATGAGAGAATGCATGTGAAGCAAGATTCCGATACGGTGAAATCCAGCTCGATAGTGAAACTTGGTGACAATTTaactaccgctgctgctgctgctactactactcctACGGGACTGTTGGAAAACGGTGCATCGATCAGTGGTAGTGGTGATAGTGGTGAAGCGGCGGCGCCCGTAGAGAAGAACAATTCGCCCGCACCCGACGAGCAGGACGCAGCGCGAGTGGACTCGCCGACGGACGATACCGTAAAAACGATCCGATTGGTGTCGCTAGATAAGTTGCTTCGGCCCAGCCTGGTCGGAAAGGTGCCGGAGGAGGGCAagggggaggaggaaaagCAGCCGCACGAGTCCCGCCGTTCGTCGTCTAATCGCGccggaaagaaaaacattagcATCATCGAACTGAGCGACGATTCGGAAGAGGAAAGTTTGCAGCAGTACGTGATTGATAAATCTTCCACAAAGAGCGAGAACGATGCCGGCAAGGAAGGTGTAGCAGCAAGCCCGCCACCTCCATCTTCCGCCAGCAAAGTGAGTGGAAAAAGCGCGAAAAAAGCAACCAGCGGCGAGGGAAGGGCGAAGTCCAGCACACTTCTCCCACTGGCGACGAAAGAGCTGAGCATTGTAGTTACGCCACTACCGGCGGATTTGAGCACTATCAAAGCTACCCACGGTTTGAAAGAGATTCGCGACCATCGTAACAACGTTATCGAAACCTTTGTGCCGAACAGTAGTCGGCTTTCGAACCGCACCCGGAAAAACAAGGCCGCGAAACGGAAAAAAATGGCCTCACCCGAGGAAGAGCAGCAGAGCGATGCGGTGGCGCTGGAAAACGCCGATaccggcagcaacagcaagcagCACCGACAAGAGGACGATAATGGTGGTTCGGGAAACGAGAACCAATCCGATGTCGAGGAGGGTAGCAAGCGTAATGAGAGCGATTCTGATGCACCGATCACACGGGGCCGTAACAAGTCCAAAACCAGCATTCCAAAAGAG aaaaagaaCACTCTCATTACCCGAAAGAGACGGGCAGTGAGCGATAGTGACGAGGAACAGGATACAGGGAAACCATCAACGCCGGTCGCTAATGGTAACACGGACAAGGACAGTGAGAGTGGTAGTGATTTTGAGTTTGCTAAACGCAACACCGCCACCAGCCGTAGCCAACGGGCGGCCGAGCGATCAAAGAGGGGAAGGGCGGGCGCTACTaaggcagcagcaccatcggcGGATGAGGCTAGTAACGACGAGGAGGCCGACAAGGAGAAGAACGATTTTCAAACGCGCAAAAAGCGTACCAGAATTCGACGAAATTCAACTTCCTCCTCGGGTGAGGATGGAAAACCGGTCTCGAAAAG GAAAAAGcgcaaacaaactaaaaagaaaaactccgACAGTGAGGGCGATTCACCGAACAAGGGGCGCAAAAACATTCGCAAGCTATTGAAGAAAAGCGATCTGGAGGAAACGACCAAGAACGCGGAGCAGGAGGAGCGGGAGCGTAAGCAGCGCATTGCAGAGCGCCAAAAGCTCTACAACCAGGTGTACGACGAGAAGCCGGAAGAAGCGTGTACGCTGGACCAGCTCGTGCTCGACTTCGACGAGGAAACGAAGGAACCGCTGCTGGAGGTGGACAGGAAGCTGGTGAAGCAGCTGAAACCTCACCAAGCGAACGGTATAAAGTTTATGTTCGACGCCTGCTTCGAAAGCCTCGAGCAGATGAACCAGAGCAAAGGTTCCGGCTGCATACTGGCGCACTGTATGGGGCTGGGCAAAACGCTGCAGGTGGTTACGCTGGCGCACACGCTGCTCGCCAGCGCGGATCTAACCGGCGTCGAGCGCATCCTCGTCGTGTGCCCCCTGTCGACGGTGCTGAACTGGGCGAACGAGTTCCACATGTGGATGAAGCACGTGAAAAAGGGCACCGAGGTGGAGGTGTATGAAATATCGAA ATACAAAGACAACGTCACGCGTGCCAACAAGCTCATGGAATGGCACAACGAGGGCGGTGTGATGATAATGGGCTACGATATGTTCCGCAACTTGGCTAATCCGACCGCGACCCGCATTCGCAAGAAGGTGCGCGAATCGCTGCAGACTTCGCTGATCGATCCAGGACCGGAGCTGATCGTGTGCGACGAGGGGCACTTGCTGAAAAATGAGAAAACCTCCCTGTCCCAGGCCGTCAACCGGATCTCAACGATGCGGCGAATCGTACTGACCGGTACACCGATTCAGAACAATATGAAAGAAT ATTACTGTATGGTTCAGTTTGTAAAGCCCAAGCTGCTCGGTACCTACACCGAGTACATGAACCGGTTCGTGAACCCCATCACGAATGGACAGTACACCGACTCGACGCCGTACGACATACAGCTGATGCGCAAGCGGGCGCACGTGCTGCACAAATTGCTTGATGGCTGCGTCCAGCGCAGGGATTATGCAGTATTAGCACCTTTCTTACCACCTAAGCTAGAGTTTGTGGTGTCGATCAAACTAACTCCACTGCAGAGCACCCTGTACAAG TACTATATGGAAAATATGGCCGGCAAACGGAACGACGATGATCCGACGCTAAAGCGCTCCTCGATGTTGTTCAACGATTTCCAGAATCTGCAACGCATCTGGACACATCCGAGGGTGCTGCGGTACAACAGCGATCGTTACGAAATTAAACAGCAACGGAAG CGCGATTTGGACAGTGAAAATGAATCGGAAGGCTCGATGAAGGACTTCATCGACGACGAGGATACCGCGGAATCAACGCCCGCATCGTCCGATTCCGAGTCCGACGTCCAGTCCGTGCACGATGACAGCAGTCGCGATGCCAAAAGCTCGGGCGATTCTACgagcaacaaaagaaaagcaacgGTCGGAACACGCAGCACCAGGAACAATCCAAACTTCAATG GcggcgatgatgacgatgtaATAATGCAAAAACCGGAAAATCCTACCGAATGGTGGATGCAGATGTGTCCCGAAACCGAGCTGGACAACCTCGAGCACTCCGGAAAACTGGTCGTTTTGATGGAAATTTTGAAGGAATGCGAGGCCATTGGCGACAAGCT gctagttttttcgCAATCCTTGTATTCGCTGGATGTAATAGAGCACTTTCTCTCGCTGCTGGATGAAAACTTGCAAAAGGACGAAGATGAGCGGGACGAACAGTTGAGCAAGTATCCAGGATCTTGGTCGTTGGGTTTGGACTACTTCCGGCTCGATGGTTCAACGTCGATCGATAACCGGAACGACGCGTGTAAGGTTTTTAATGACGAGAGCAACACACGAGCGAg ATTGTTCCTGATTTCTACGCGTGCCGGCGGTTTGGGAATCAATTTGGTAGCCGCCAATCGGGTGGTCATTTTTGACGTGTCCTGGAACCCATCGCATGACATCCAGAGCATATTCCGGGTGTACCGTTTTGGTCAGAGTAAGCCATGCTATATTTATCGTTTCATTGCTATG GGCACGATGGAGGAGAAGATCTACGAGCGGCAGGTCACGAAGCAAGCTATCTCAAAGCGTGTCATAGACGAGCAGCAGATTGACCGGCACTACAAGGAGAACGATCTGCAGGAGCTGTACCGGTACGAGGTGGAAACGAGCGAACCGCGGCCAACGCCGAACGTCCCGAAGGATCGGCTGTTTGCCGAGCTGCTCAAACGGTTCGATCCGCTGATCTACAAGTACCACGAGCACGACTCGCTGCTCGAGAACAAGGAGGAGGAAACGCTGAACGAGGAAGAGCGCAAGGCGGCCTGGGAGGAGTTCGAGCAAGAGAAGAACCGACCACCGATGCCGGCGTACGGCACCAGCGGCATGTTGGGCATTGGCGGAATGGGCGGAAGAGGAG TTAATGGACCGGTTACGTCCAGCACAACGTTCGGCTTCCGGAACGAtgtgctgctgaagctgctccaCCTGAAGGCCCGGGAGGACAATCCAACGTTCAACGATGCCACCATTAATGCTATGATACCATATTTAATGCAGCAGCTATCGCAACAAATGAGGGACGGTGAATTAACG ATGTACAAAAGCTTATGGGAACTTTACTACAAGCTGGAAGTTCCACCACAGCAAATGAACCAACAGTACACGATGGCGTACAGCAACACGATGCAGCCGGGTGGAGGCGGTATGGTGATGGGACAAATGGTACCGCAGCAACCGCTCATGGGCCAACAGCAACCAATGGCGGGAAGTGTTGTAACCGGCGGTCCCGTTGTTAATATGCAATATCAGATGAATCCATTCCCAACTGCAACG ATGCCACAGCCGGGAATCAGTGGAATGCAAACCACCGGTACTGCTGCCGGGAACGATGACGATGTCGTCGAGGTAACACCGGCAAATAGAGGCCCCATCGTGATCGATCCGGAGGTGGTTGAGCTCGATTAA
- the LOC1273470 gene encoding uncharacterized protein LOC1273470 — protein MGKRFAVVAVLVWWAGLLTFTNASECNRVGDCSCEFYDGRGINLRPIIDLGGQPLHANDSSGDAYYFSPCQDINYTADDNKPDITSNECLKGYTLCKYDAVHHQLVRLGELKETQFTSDEGLFLSYIKPNHSITHVKLVCTSDKKSYFFPDSTTNVTTHLLLFSPYACPIVIEDFSKPSTGTVLLIMLFVGFVSYFLIGATVNALYLGARGIEMVPHLDFWRGLPGLVRDGAQFLQNGCRVANRAPDPDSYDAI, from the exons ATGGGCAAACGCTTCGCCGTAGTGGCAGTGCTGGTGTGGTGGGCTGGTTTGTTAACATTCACCAACGCGAGCGAGTGCAATCGGGTAGGGGACTGTTCCTGCGAGTTTTACGACGGCAGGGGTATTAACCTGCGGCCCATCATCGATCTCGGTGGCCAGCCGCTGCACGCGAACGATTCCAGTGGCGATGCGTACTACTTCAGCCCTTGCCAGGACATTAACTACACGGCGGATGATAACAAACCGGACATAACAAGCAATGAATGCTTAAAAGGATATACG CTTTGCAAGTATGACGCCGTACACCACCAGCTGGTACGGTTGGGTGAGCTGAAGGAAACGCAGTTCACATCCGACGAAGGGCTTTTTCTTAGCTACATCAAACCAAACCATAG TATTACACATGTAAAATTGGTGTGTACAAGCGATAAGAAGTCGTACTTTTTTCCGGATTCCACCACCAATGTCACCACG CATCTGTTGCTTTTCTCCCCGTACGCATGTCCTATCGTAATAGAAGATTTCAGCAAGCCCAGCACCGGCACGGTACTATTGATAATGCTGTTTGTCGGCTTCGTGTCGTACTTCCTGATCGGGGCCACGGTGAACGCGCTGTATTTGGGCGCACGTGGCATCGAGATGGTTCCACATTTGGACTTTTGGCGCGGGCTGCCCGGTCTTGTGCGC GATGGGGCCCAGTTTCTGCAGAATGGATGCCGGGTCGCGAATCGGGCACCGGATCCGGATTCATACGATGCCATATAA